The Phoenix dactylifera cultivar Barhee BC4 chromosome 12, palm_55x_up_171113_PBpolish2nd_filt_p, whole genome shotgun sequence genome has a window encoding:
- the LOC103697924 gene encoding glycerol-3-phosphate acyltransferase 5-like, with the protein MEGRYSGRPITGSIVSELEGGLLKDTDPFPYFMLIAFEASGLVRFTILLLLWPAIRLLGLLGMGELGLKLMTFVAVAGVRMSEIEAVSRAVLPKFYMEDVDMAAWGMFSSYERRVVVTRCPRIMVERFAKEHLRADEVVGGELEVNRFGYATGVLKRVKYESVARELFNGNMPDVGLGRSTSAQSFLSFCKEQHHPPFAADLKHNNLLVRPLPVIFHDGRLVRRPTPFMALLIILWIPFGIIVAFVRIAVGLVLPMQFIPYIVGIFGGEVIVRGRPPPPACSSTSGILFVCTHRTLMDPVVLSIVLGRKVPVVTYSISRLSEILSPIPTVRLSRDRQVDAQRIKTELAKGDLVVCPEGTTCREPFLLRFSALFAELTDRIVPVAMNYRVGFFHATTARGCKAMDPIFFFMNPRPVYEVTFLNQLPVEATCSAGKSPHDVANYVQRILAAALGFECTNFTRKDKYRVLAGNDGTVISFKSTTPWMGRVREVLRFLLH; encoded by the exons atggagggTCGATACTCCGGCCGGCCGATAACCGGCTCCATCGTGTCGGAGCTTGAAGGCGGGCTGCTCAAGGACACCGACCCCTTCCCCTACTTCATGCTCATCGCCTTCGAGGCATCCGGGCTGGTCCGCTTCACCATTCTGCTTCTCCTATGGCCGGCCATTCGCTTGCTCGGGTTGCTCGGCATGGGCGAGCTGGGGTTGAAGCTCATGACGTTCGTGGCGGTCGCAGGGGTCCGGATGTCGGAGATAGAGGCCGTGTCGCGTGCGGTGCTGCCCAAGTTTTACATGGAGGACGTCGATATGGCGGCGTGGGGCATGTTTAGCTCGTACGAGCGGCGGGTGGTGGTGACGAGGTGCCCGAGGATTATGGTCGAGAGGTTCGCGAAGGAGCACCTGCGTGCGGACGAGGTGGTCGGGGGTGAGCTCGAGGTTAATCGGTTTGGGTATGCCACTGGTGTTCTGAAGAGAGTGAAGTACGAGTCGGTCGCGCGAGAGTTGTTTAATGGCAATATGCCGGATGTCGGTTTGGGTAGGTCGACATCGGCTCAGTCCTTCTTATCTTTCTGCAAG GAACAGCACCATCCACCATTTGCCGCCGATCTCAAGCACAACAACCTGTTAGTCCGCCCGCTGCCGGTCATATTCCATGATGGCAGGCTCGTTCGCCGCCCGACGCCGTTTATGGCGCTGCTCATCATCCTATGGATACCATTTGGCATCATAGTCGCCTTTGTACGCATCGCGGTCGGTCTAGTCCTCCCAATGCAATTCATCCCTTACATCGTCGGCATCTTCGGCGGCGAAGTCATCGTGCGAGGTCGCCCTCCGCCGCCAGCATGCAGCTCGACGAGTGGCATCCTTTTCGTGTGCACCCACCGTACTCTGATGGACCCGGTGGTCCTCTCCATTGTCCTCGGTCGCAAGGTCCCGGTCGTCACCTACTCCATCTCCCGGCTATCGGAGATCCTGTCTCCAATCCCCACCGTCCGGCTCAGTCGAGACCGTCAAGTGGATGCCCAGCGCATAAAGACCGAGCTAGCGAAAGGCGACCTTGTGGTGTGCCCGGAGGGCACGACATGCCGAGAGCCCTTCTTGCTAAGATTCAGCGCCCTATTCGCGGAGCTGACCGACCGGATCGTGCCGGTGGCCATGAACTACCGTGTTGGATTCTTCCATGCAACCACTGCTAGGGGCTGCAAGGCCATGGACCCGATATTCTTCTTCATGAACCCCAGGCCGGTGTATGAGGTGACGTTTCTGAACCAGTTGCCGGTGGAGGCAACATGCTCGGCCGGGAAGAGCCCGCATGACGTCGCCAACTATGTGCAGAGAATCTTGGCGGCCGCGCTCGGGTTCGAGTGCACCAACTTTACAAGGAAGGACAAATACCGAGTGCTCGCCGGCAACGATGGGACCGTGATCAGTTTTAAGTCGACGACGCCGTGGATGGGGAGGGTAAGGGAGGTGCTGAGGTTTCTGCTGCACTAG